A DNA window from Pleurodeles waltl isolate 20211129_DDA chromosome 12, aPleWal1.hap1.20221129, whole genome shotgun sequence contains the following coding sequences:
- the LOC138267290 gene encoding olfactory receptor 5V1-like has translation MEHNNTEITEFILLGFSKLLRFQTFLFALFLLTYCMTLTGNSSIILVTLMEPHLHKPMYFFLCNLSFLDIFYTSSTVPKMLDLLLSQRKSISYAGCVIQLYFFFSFLGSECVLLTAMSYDRYVAICMPLRYPTLMNQRVCLQLAAVSWGIGLLNSIIHTFLVFQLPFCRFNEIDYFFCDIPPLLSLTCGDTTVNVVVLLVIGVFIAWAPFMCIIVSYMYILSSILKLRSINGRSKAFSTCASHIIVVILFYGSSIFTYTLPLSSHSMDKNHLVSVCYTIITPMLNPLIYTLKNQEVKTAAKKVFFPRWASSP, from the coding sequence ATGGAACATAACAATACAGAGATCACAGAGTTCATCCTGCTGGGGTTCTCCAAGCTTCTCCGGTTTCAGACGTTCCTCTTCGCTCTCTTCTTACTCACCTACTGTATGACATTGACAGGAAACAGTAGCATCATCCTTGTTACCCTTATGGAGCCTCACCTTCACAAGCCCATGTATTTCTTCCTCTGTAATCTGTCCTTCTTGGACATCTTCTACACCTCATCCACAGTGCCGAAGATGCTTGACTTGCTCTTGTCACAAAGAAAGAGCATATCTTATGCTGGCTGCGTGATTCAGTTGTATTTCTTCTTCTCCTTTCTTGGTTCAGAGTGTGTCCTGTTGACAGCCATGTCATATGATCGGTATGTGGCAATCTGTATGCCTCTCCGCTACCCCACCCTCATGAACCAGAGGGTATGCCTGCAACTGGCTGCAGTGTCTTGGGGCATTGGACTACTGAATTCCATCATACACACATTTTTGGTCTTCCAGTTGCCCTTTTGTAGGTTTAATGAAATTGATTACTTTTTCTGCGACATCCCACCCTTGCTGTCTCTAACATGTGGGGACACCACAGTGAacgtggtggtgctactggtcaTTGGTGTCTTCATAGCATGGGCACCCTTCATGTGTATCATTGTGTCCTACATGTATATCCTCTCTTCCATACTGAAACTACGTTCCATCAATGGGCGGTCAAAGGCATTCTCCACTTGTGCCTCCCACATCATTGTGGTCATCCTGTTCTATGGCagctccatcttcacctacacactgcCCTTGTCCAGCCACTCAATGGACAAAAATCACTTGGTTTCTGTCTGTTATACTATCATCACCCCCATGCTTAACCCCCTCATTTACACATTAAAAAACCAAGAAGTAAAGACAGCAGCGAAGAAGGTGTTTTTCCCAAGATGGGCTTCCTCACcctaa